The proteins below are encoded in one region of Streptomyces marianii:
- a CDS encoding IclR family transcriptional regulator, with translation MAKNIQSLERAAAMLRLLAGGERRLGLSDIASSLDLAKGTAHGILRTLQAEGFVEQDPASGRYQLGAELLRLGNSYLDVHELRARALVWTDDLARSSGESVHLGVLHQQGVLIVHHVFRPDDSRQVLEVGAMQPLHSTALGKVLSAYDPVAHSEALEIDREAFTPRTVTALRAFEGELDRTRARGWASDVEETWEGVAAVAAPIHDRRRMPVGAIAITGAVERVCDDGKELRAELIAAVRDCARAVSRDLGAGRF, from the coding sequence ATGGCGAAGAACATCCAGTCACTGGAACGGGCGGCGGCGATGCTGCGCCTGCTCGCGGGTGGCGAGCGCCGTCTCGGCCTTTCGGACATCGCCTCTTCTCTGGATCTGGCCAAGGGCACCGCCCACGGCATCCTGCGCACCCTCCAGGCGGAGGGGTTCGTCGAGCAGGATCCGGCGTCTGGGCGCTACCAGCTCGGCGCGGAGCTGCTGCGGCTCGGCAACAGCTACCTGGACGTCCACGAGCTGCGGGCCCGCGCGCTGGTCTGGACGGACGACCTGGCCCGCTCCAGCGGCGAGAGCGTCCATCTGGGCGTACTGCACCAGCAGGGCGTCCTGATCGTCCACCACGTCTTCCGCCCGGACGACAGCCGTCAGGTCCTGGAGGTGGGCGCGATGCAGCCGCTGCACTCCACGGCCCTGGGCAAGGTGCTCTCCGCGTACGACCCCGTCGCCCACAGCGAGGCCCTGGAGATCGACCGGGAGGCGTTCACCCCGCGCACCGTGACCGCCCTGCGGGCCTTCGAGGGCGAGCTCGACCGGACCCGGGCACGGGGCTGGGCCTCCGACGTGGAGGAGACCTGGGAGGGCGTCGCGGCTGTGGCCGCGCCCATCCACGACCGCCGGCGGATGCCGGTCGGCGCGATCGCCATCACGGGCGCGGTGGAACGTGTGTGTGACGACGGCAAGGAGCTGCGGGCCGAGCTGATCGCCGCGGTACGGGACTGCGCCCGCGCCGTCTCCCGGGACCTGGGCGCCGGCCGCTTCTGA
- the metH gene encoding methionine synthase produces the protein MASLPTPSADSPTSAGSGVSHDSRTRADALRRALATRVVVADGAMGTMLQAQDPTLDDFQNLEGCNEILNVTRPDIVRSVHSAYFEVGVDCVETNTFGANFAALGEYDIPERVFELSEAGARIAREVADEFTASSGRQRWVLGSMGPGTKLPTLGHAPYVALRDAYQRNAEGLIAGGADALLVETTQDLLQTKASVLGARRAMDAAGFTVPLICSVTVETTGTMLLGSEIGAALTALEPLGIDMIGLNCATGPAEMSEHLRYLARHARVPLSCMPNAGLPVLGKDGAHYPLTAPELADAQETFVREYGLSLVGGCCGTTPEHLRQVVERVRGLEPAERTPRPEPGAASLYQTVPFRQDTSYLAIGERTNANGSKKFREAMLEGRWDDCVEMARDQIREGAHMLDLCVDYVGRDGVADMEELAGRFATASTLPIVLDSTEVEVIRAGLEKLGGRAVINSVNYEDGDGPESRFAKVTALAREHGAALIALTIDEEGQARTAEKKVEIAERLIEDLTSNWGILESDILVDTLTFTICTGQEESRKDGVATIEAIRELKRRHPDVQTTLGLSNISFGLNPAARILLNSVFLDECVRAGLDSAIVHASKILPIARFEEEQVATALDLIHDRRAEGYDPLQKLMELFEGATAKSLKAGKAEELAALPLEERLKRRIIDGEKNGLEPDLDEALRDRPALDIVNDTLLDGMKVVGELFGSGQMQLPFVLQSAEVMKSAVAYLEPHMEKSDAEGKGTIVLATVRGDVHDIGKNLVDIILSNNGYNVVNLGIKQPVSAILEAAEEHRADVIGMSGLLVKSTVIMKENLEELNQRKLAADYPVILGGAALTRAYVEQDLHEVYEGEVRYARDAFEGLRLMDALIAVKRGVPGATLPELKQRRVRSTATAVVEERPEEQGAVRSDVATDNRVPEPPFWGTRVVKGIQLKEYASWLDEGALFKGQWGLKQARTGDGPSYEELVETEGRPRLRGWLDRLQTQNLLEAAVVHGYFPCVSKGDDLILLGEDGSERTRFTFPRQRRGRRLCLADFFRPEESGETDVVGLQVVTVGSRIGDATAKLFASDSYRDYLELHGLSVQLAEALAEYWHARVRAELGFAGEDPAEIEDMFALKYRGARFSLGYGACPDLEDRAKIAELLEPERIGVKLSEEFQLHPEQSTDAIVIHHPEAKYFNAR, from the coding sequence ATGGCCTCGTTGCCGACCCCTTCCGCCGACAGCCCGACTTCCGCAGGCAGCGGTGTGTCCCACGACAGCCGTACCCGAGCCGACGCCCTGCGCCGCGCGCTGGCGACCCGTGTGGTGGTCGCCGACGGCGCGATGGGCACGATGCTCCAGGCGCAGGACCCCACCCTCGACGACTTCCAGAATCTCGAGGGCTGCAATGAGATTCTCAACGTGACCCGTCCGGACATCGTCCGTTCGGTCCATTCCGCCTATTTCGAGGTGGGTGTGGACTGTGTGGAGACGAACACGTTCGGCGCGAACTTCGCCGCGCTGGGTGAGTACGACATCCCCGAGCGTGTGTTCGAGCTGTCCGAGGCCGGTGCCCGGATCGCCCGCGAGGTCGCGGACGAGTTCACCGCGTCCTCGGGGCGGCAGCGGTGGGTGCTGGGATCGATGGGTCCGGGGACGAAACTGCCGACGCTGGGCCACGCCCCGTACGTCGCCCTGCGCGACGCCTACCAGCGGAACGCCGAGGGTCTGATCGCGGGCGGGGCGGATGCGCTGCTGGTGGAGACGACGCAGGACCTGCTGCAGACGAAGGCGTCCGTCCTGGGCGCTCGCCGGGCGATGGACGCGGCCGGCTTCACGGTGCCGTTGATCTGTTCGGTCACGGTCGAGACGACGGGCACGATGCTGCTCGGCTCGGAGATCGGCGCGGCGCTGACCGCACTGGAGCCGCTGGGCATCGACATGATCGGTCTGAACTGCGCCACCGGCCCCGCGGAGATGAGCGAGCACCTCCGCTACCTCGCCCGGCATGCGCGCGTCCCGCTGTCCTGCATGCCGAACGCGGGTCTGCCGGTCCTGGGCAAGGACGGCGCGCACTACCCGCTGACAGCCCCGGAGCTGGCGGACGCACAGGAGACGTTCGTGCGCGAGTACGGGCTCTCCCTGGTGGGTGGCTGCTGCGGGACGACGCCGGAACACCTGCGCCAGGTCGTGGAGCGGGTCCGCGGCCTGGAGCCCGCCGAGCGCACTCCGCGCCCCGAGCCGGGCGCCGCGTCGCTGTACCAGACGGTGCCGTTCCGCCAGGACACCTCGTACCTGGCGATCGGGGAGCGGACGAACGCCAACGGGTCGAAGAAGTTCCGCGAGGCCATGCTGGAGGGCCGCTGGGACGACTGTGTGGAGATGGCCCGGGACCAGATCCGCGAGGGCGCGCACATGCTCGACCTGTGCGTCGACTACGTCGGCCGGGACGGCGTGGCGGACATGGAGGAGCTGGCGGGCCGGTTCGCCACGGCCTCGACACTGCCGATCGTGCTCGACTCCACCGAGGTGGAGGTGATCCGCGCCGGACTGGAGAAGCTGGGCGGCCGTGCGGTGATCAACTCGGTGAACTACGAGGACGGTGACGGGCCCGAGTCGCGGTTCGCCAAGGTCACCGCGCTGGCCCGGGAGCACGGCGCCGCGCTGATCGCGCTGACGATCGACGAGGAGGGACAGGCCCGTACGGCGGAGAAGAAGGTGGAGATCGCCGAGCGGCTGATCGAGGACCTCACCTCGAACTGGGGGATCCTCGAGTCGGACATTCTCGTCGACACCCTGACGTTCACCATCTGCACCGGTCAGGAGGAGTCCCGAAAGGACGGCGTCGCCACCATCGAGGCGATCCGGGAACTCAAACGCCGGCACCCCGACGTGCAGACGACGCTCGGCCTGTCGAACATCTCCTTCGGCCTGAACCCGGCCGCGCGGATCCTGCTCAACTCGGTCTTCCTCGACGAGTGCGTCAGGGCCGGCCTGGACTCGGCGATCGTCCACGCGAGCAAGATCCTGCCGATCGCCCGATTCGAGGAGGAGCAGGTCGCCACGGCCCTGGATCTGATCCACGACCGCCGCGCCGAGGGATACGACCCCCTGCAGAAGCTGATGGAGCTGTTCGAGGGGGCGACGGCGAAGTCCCTGAAGGCGGGCAAGGCCGAGGAACTGGCCGCCCTCCCGCTGGAGGAGCGTCTGAAGCGGCGCATCATCGACGGTGAGAAGAACGGCCTGGAGCCGGATCTCGACGAGGCGCTCCGGGACCGCCCGGCGCTCGACATCGTCAACGACACGCTGCTGGACGGCATGAAGGTCGTCGGGGAGCTGTTCGGCTCCGGGCAGATGCAGCTGCCGTTCGTGCTGCAGTCGGCCGAGGTGATGAAGTCGGCGGTGGCCTATCTGGAACCGCACATGGAGAAGTCGGACGCCGAGGGCAAGGGCACGATCGTGCTGGCCACCGTCCGCGGCGACGTCCACGACATCGGCAAGAACCTGGTGGACATCATCCTCTCCAACAACGGCTACAACGTCGTCAACCTGGGCATCAAGCAGCCGGTCTCGGCGATCCTGGAGGCCGCCGAGGAGCACCGGGCCGATGTGATCGGCATGTCCGGACTCCTGGTGAAGTCCACGGTGATCATGAAGGAGAACCTGGAGGAGCTGAACCAGCGCAAGCTGGCGGCCGACTACCCCGTCATCCTCGGCGGCGCCGCGCTCACCCGCGCCTACGTCGAACAGGACCTCCACGAGGTCTACGAAGGCGAGGTCCGCTACGCCCGCGACGCCTTCGAGGGCCTACGCCTGATGGACGCCCTCATCGCGGTCAAGCGCGGCGTCCCCGGCGCCACGCTGCCCGAGCTGAAGCAGCGCCGGGTACGGAGCACCGCCACCGCGGTCGTCGAGGAGCGGCCGGAGGAGCAGGGCGCCGTGCGCTCCGACGTGGCGACCGACAACCGGGTGCCGGAGCCCCCGTTCTGGGGCACGCGGGTCGTCAAGGGCATCCAGCTCAAGGAGTACGCCTCCTGGCTGGACGAGGGGGCGCTGTTCAAGGGCCAGTGGGGCCTCAAGCAGGCCCGCACCGGCGACGGACCGTCCTACGAGGAACTGGTGGAGACCGAGGGCCGCCCGCGGCTGCGGGGCTGGCTCGACCGGTTGCAGACGCAGAACCTGCTGGAGGCGGCCGTGGTCCACGGCTACTTCCCCTGTGTGTCCAAGGGCGACGACCTGATCCTGCTGGGCGAGGACGGCTCGGAGCGCACCCGCTTCACGTTCCCGCGCCAGCGCCGCGGCCGCCGGCTGTGCCTCGCCGACTTCTTCCGCCCCGAGGAGTCCGGCGAGACCGATGTCGTCGGCCTCCAGGTCGTCACCGTCGGCTCGAGGATCGGCGACGCAACCGCCAAGCTCTTCGCCTCCGACTCGTACCGCGACTACCTCGAACTCCACGGCCTGTCCGTCCAGCTCGCCGAGGCCCTCGCCGAGTACTGGCACGCCCGGGTCCGCGCCGAGCTCGGGTTCGCGGGCGAGGACCCGGCGGAGATCGAGGACATGTTCGCCCTGAAGTACCGCGGCGCGCGGTTCTCCCTCGGCTACGGAGCCTGTCCCGACCTCGAGGACCGCGCCAAGATCGCCGAGCTGCTGGAGCCGGAGCGTATCGGCGTCAAGCTCTCGGAGGAGTTCCAGCTCCACCCCGAGCAGTCCACCGACGCCATCGTGATCCATCACCCGGAGGCGAAGTACTTCAACGCGCGGTGA
- a CDS encoding HAD family hydrolase: MTSTVPASLARAAGGSALQAVFLDMDGTLVDTEGFWWDAEREVFADLGHELDEAWRDVVVGGPMTRSAGYLIQATGADITLAELTVLLNERFEARITRGVPLMPGAERLLTELAAHSVPTALVSASHRRIIDRVLASLGRDRFALSVAGDEVPRTKPHPDPYLHAARGLGADPTRCAVIEDTSTGVASAEAAGCRVVAVPSVTPIAPADGRIVVGSLEEVDLSFLRTLITRMN, from the coding sequence ATGACCAGTACGGTCCCCGCGTCCCTGGCCCGCGCGGCGGGCGGCTCCGCCCTGCAGGCCGTCTTCCTCGACATGGACGGCACCCTCGTGGACACCGAGGGCTTCTGGTGGGACGCGGAGCGCGAGGTCTTCGCCGACCTCGGCCACGAACTGGACGAGGCATGGCGTGACGTGGTCGTCGGCGGTCCCATGACCCGGAGTGCGGGCTACCTCATCCAGGCGACCGGTGCCGACATCACCCTCGCCGAGCTGACCGTGCTGCTCAACGAACGCTTCGAGGCCCGCATCACCCGCGGCGTGCCGCTGATGCCCGGGGCCGAGCGCCTGCTCACCGAGTTGGCCGCGCACAGCGTGCCCACTGCCCTGGTCTCCGCCTCCCACCGGCGCATCATCGACCGGGTGCTCGCCTCTCTGGGCCGCGACCGCTTCGCGCTGAGCGTGGCGGGGGACGAGGTGCCACGTACCAAGCCCCACCCCGACCCGTATCTGCACGCGGCCCGGGGACTGGGTGCCGATCCCACCCGTTGCGCGGTCATCGAGGACACCTCCACGGGTGTGGCCTCCGCCGAGGCCGCGGGCTGCCGGGTCGTGGCGGTCCCGTCCGTGACTCCGATCGCTCCGGCCGACGGGCGCATCGTGGTGGGCTCGCTCGAGGAGGTGGATCTGTCATTTCTGCGCACCCTGATTACCCGGATGAACTGA